Proteins encoded in a region of the Prochlorococcus marinus CUG1416 genome:
- the fba gene encoding class II fructose-bisphosphate aldolase (catalyzes the reversible aldol condensation of dihydroxyacetonephosphate and glyceraldehyde 3-phosphate in the Calvin cycle, glycolysis, and/or gluconeogenesis) produces MALVPLRLLLDHAAENGYGIPAFNVNNLEQVQAIMEAAYETDSPVILQASRGARSYAGEIFLRHLILAATETYPNIPVVMHQDHGNEPSTCYSAAINGFTSVMMDGSLEADAKTPASYEYNVAVTKKVVDFAHSVGVSVEGELGCLGSLETGKGEAEDGHGFEGELSTDMLLTDPDEAADFVAKTKVDALAIAIGTSHGAYKFTRKPTGEVLAISRIAEIHKALPNTHLVMHGSSSVPQEWLDIINKYGGEIPQTYGVPVEEIQEGIRNGVRKVNIDTDNRLAFTAAVREAAFADKANFDPRHFNKPARKYMKQVCLDRYKQFWCEGQASKIKQNSTNYFADLYAKGALDPKVKATV; encoded by the coding sequence ATGGCCCTCGTTCCACTAAGACTACTTTTAGATCACGCTGCTGAGAATGGTTACGGTATTCCAGCTTTCAATGTTAATAACCTTGAGCAAGTTCAAGCAATCATGGAAGCAGCATATGAAACTGATAGTCCTGTAATCCTCCAAGCTTCAAGAGGGGCAAGAAGTTATGCAGGAGAAATTTTCCTACGTCATTTAATACTTGCTGCAACTGAAACCTATCCAAATATTCCAGTCGTAATGCACCAAGACCATGGTAACGAGCCATCTACATGCTATTCAGCAGCAATAAATGGTTTCACATCAGTAATGATGGATGGGTCTCTAGAGGCAGATGCAAAAACACCAGCTAGTTACGAATATAATGTTGCAGTCACTAAAAAAGTAGTTGATTTTGCTCATTCAGTTGGGGTTAGTGTTGAAGGAGAATTAGGATGCTTGGGTTCATTAGAGACAGGAAAAGGTGAGGCTGAAGATGGTCATGGATTTGAAGGTGAACTTTCTACAGATATGCTTTTGACTGATCCTGATGAAGCTGCAGATTTTGTTGCTAAAACAAAAGTTGACGCTTTAGCTATTGCTATAGGTACAAGTCATGGTGCTTATAAATTCACAAGAAAACCTACAGGAGAGGTTCTTGCAATAAGCAGAATTGCTGAAATTCATAAAGCACTTCCAAATACCCATCTTGTAATGCATGGATCTAGTTCAGTTCCACAGGAATGGTTGGATATCATTAACAAATATGGTGGTGAAATTCCTCAAACATATGGTGTTCCTGTTGAAGAGATTCAAGAGGGGATAAGAAATGGAGTCAGGAAAGTTAACATTGATACAGACAACAGGCTTGCTTTCACTGCTGCTGTAAGAGAGGCCGCATTTGCTGACAAGGCAAACTTCGACCCAAGACATTTCAACAAACCTGCTAGAAAATACATGAAGCAAGTTTGTCTTGATAGATACAAGCAGTTCTGGTGTGAAGGTCAAGCAAGTAAAATCAAACAAAACAGCACTAATTATTTTGCTGATCTTTATGCAAAAGGTGCTTTAGATCCAAAAGTAAAAGCGACTGTTTAA
- a CDS encoding Gfo/Idh/MocA family protein: protein MNTKNKKLKIAIAGLGFGKKVHLEALKESVYLKPVAIYHYEEKQKSILEKETGLEFFHNWEDLVKSPEIDGIIIATPPESRFKLAKQALENNKNLLLEKPVSISSSEIEELQRISLINNLSVCVDFEYRAVPLFLQTKKLIDENILGDIYLVKLDWLMGSRSDPKRVWNWYSLEEKGGGVIGALGTHAFDMLNWFFGESINVSGKLATSIKKRPLPNSSNLNDVTSEDVCLANIEISNYSSNLIPCQVSLSSISRNGRGFSLEIYGREGSLILKSENQKDYVHGFNLKYSNNENKVQNLSADSIFNFEKTWTDGRIAPVLRIQNLWAESIINKTPVIPGLCEGLASHKVCEAIRESSKSGLNIKI from the coding sequence ATGAATACTAAAAATAAAAAATTAAAAATAGCAATAGCTGGACTTGGGTTTGGGAAAAAAGTTCATTTAGAGGCATTAAAAGAGTCTGTTTATTTAAAGCCTGTAGCTATTTATCATTATGAGGAAAAACAAAAATCGATTTTAGAGAAAGAAACGGGATTAGAGTTCTTTCATAATTGGGAAGACTTAGTAAAATCTCCAGAAATTGATGGAATTATTATTGCGACCCCTCCTGAATCAAGATTTAAATTAGCAAAACAAGCGCTTGAGAATAATAAGAATTTGCTACTTGAAAAACCTGTTTCAATATCGTCTTCTGAAATTGAGGAGCTTCAGAGAATATCTTTGATTAATAACTTAAGCGTATGTGTTGATTTCGAATACAGAGCAGTACCCCTTTTCCTTCAGACAAAAAAACTTATTGATGAAAATATTTTAGGAGATATATATTTAGTCAAATTAGATTGGTTAATGGGAAGCAGATCAGACCCTAAAAGAGTATGGAATTGGTATTCTTTGGAAGAAAAAGGTGGAGGAGTCATTGGTGCCTTAGGTACTCATGCATTCGATATGTTGAATTGGTTTTTTGGAGAATCAATAAACGTATCTGGCAAGTTAGCAACATCAATAAAAAAAAGACCTTTACCTAATTCCTCTAATTTAAATGATGTTACTAGCGAGGATGTTTGTCTAGCTAACATAGAAATATCAAACTACAGTTCGAATCTTATTCCATGCCAGGTATCTTTATCATCGATTTCTAGGAACGGTAGAGGATTTAGTTTAGAAATTTATGGAAGAGAAGGTTCACTTATTCTTAAAAGCGAGAACCAAAAAGATTATGTTCATGGTTTTAATTTGAAATATTCAAACAACGAAAATAAAGTACAAAATCTATCTGCAGATTCAATTTTTAATTTTGAAAAAACATGGACTGATGGCAGGATAGCTCCAGTCTTGAGAATTCAAAATTTATGGGCTGAGAGTATAATTAATAAAACACCTGTAATCCCAGGCTTGTGTGAGGGACTTGCAAGTCATAAAGTTTGCGAAGCAATAAGAGAATCTTCGAAGAGTGGGTTGAATATAAAAATATAG
- the accD gene encoding acetyl-CoA carboxylase, carboxyltransferase subunit beta encodes MSLIDWFAARRKDQFVGKVSQDTDEADGLWVKCSECSQVAYRKDLISNFNVCSNCGHHNRINSDERISIIADKNSFKEFDSSLSPTDPLGFKDRRAYADRIKESQAGTGLRDGVITGFCSVNSIPLALAVMDFRFMGGSMGSVVGEKITRIIERATIENYPVLIVCASGGARMQEGMLSLMQMAKISGALKKHKEKNLLYMPLLTHPTTGGVTASFAMLGDLILAEPKALIGFAGRRVIEQTLREKLPDNFQTAEYLLEHGFVDVIVKRKDLKDTLTKILKIHGVKALAEANT; translated from the coding sequence GTGTCATTAATCGACTGGTTTGCCGCAAGGCGTAAAGATCAATTTGTTGGGAAAGTTTCGCAAGATACTGACGAGGCGGATGGTTTGTGGGTTAAATGCTCAGAATGTTCCCAAGTGGCTTATAGAAAAGATCTAATTTCAAATTTCAATGTTTGTAGTAATTGTGGACACCACAATAGGATTAATAGCGATGAAAGGATAAGTATAATAGCTGATAAAAATTCATTCAAAGAATTTGACAGTTCACTAAGTCCTACAGATCCTTTAGGTTTTAAAGATAGAAGGGCATATGCTGATCGAATCAAAGAAAGTCAAGCAGGTACAGGTTTAAGAGATGGAGTCATAACAGGTTTCTGTTCTGTAAATTCAATCCCTTTAGCATTAGCTGTTATGGATTTTAGATTTATGGGGGGATCCATGGGTTCAGTAGTTGGTGAAAAAATTACAAGGATAATTGAGAGAGCAACTATAGAAAACTACCCAGTTCTAATTGTTTGCGCATCAGGTGGAGCAAGGATGCAAGAAGGCATGCTAAGTCTCATGCAAATGGCAAAAATATCTGGAGCACTAAAAAAACATAAAGAAAAAAATCTTCTATATATGCCCTTATTAACTCATCCAACTACTGGAGGGGTAACAGCCAGCTTTGCGATGTTAGGTGATTTAATTTTGGCGGAACCTAAAGCTCTTATAGGATTTGCTGGTAGAAGGGTTATTGAACAGACATTAAGAGAAAAATTACCCGATAATTTTCAAACAGCTGAATATCTTCTTGAGCATGGTTTTGTTGATGTAATAGTAAAAAGGAAAGATCTCAAGGATACTTTGACCAAAATTTTAAAAATTCACGGTGTAAAAGCACTTGCAGAAGCAAACACATAA
- a CDS encoding phosphoribulokinase encodes MSKRHPVVAVTGSSGAGTSTVKRAFEHIFAREDIVPAVVEGDSYHRFERMPMKKAMAEALSKGENFSHFGPEANLFDKLEELFKIYGETGGGKKRYYLHSPEEAEEHNTRLGTSLEPGQFTPWEDIPEGTDVLFYEGLHGGVEGDGYNVASYADLLVGVVPITNLEWIQKIHRDNAERGYSAETIVDTILRRMPDYINHICPQFSKTDINFQRIPTIDTSNPFICRNIPTPDESFVIIHFRKGAREKWGIDFQYLLGMIHDSFMSSPTSIVVNGGKMGFAMELILTPIIHKMIEEKNKG; translated from the coding sequence ATGTCAAAACGTCATCCAGTAGTCGCTGTAACAGGATCTTCAGGAGCAGGAACAAGTACAGTAAAAAGAGCCTTTGAGCATATTTTTGCCAGAGAAGATATTGTTCCCGCCGTTGTAGAAGGTGATAGTTATCACAGGTTTGAGAGAATGCCTATGAAAAAAGCTATGGCAGAGGCTCTTTCAAAAGGTGAAAATTTTTCTCACTTTGGTCCAGAGGCTAATCTTTTTGACAAGCTAGAAGAACTTTTTAAAATCTATGGTGAAACTGGAGGAGGGAAGAAAAGATATTATCTACATAGTCCTGAAGAAGCGGAAGAACATAATACAAGACTTGGGACATCCTTAGAGCCAGGACAATTTACTCCATGGGAAGATATTCCTGAGGGGACAGACGTACTATTTTATGAAGGGTTACATGGCGGGGTGGAAGGTGATGGATACAATGTGGCATCTTATGCTGACTTACTTGTTGGAGTTGTTCCGATAACAAATTTAGAATGGATTCAAAAAATTCATAGAGATAACGCAGAAAGAGGTTACTCAGCTGAAACCATTGTTGATACTATATTGAGAAGAATGCCTGATTACATAAATCACATTTGTCCACAATTTAGTAAAACCGATATTAATTTCCAAAGAATTCCTACAATTGACACTTCCAATCCTTTCATATGCAGGAATATTCCAACTCCTGACGAGAGCTTTGTGATTATACATTTCAGAAAAGGGGCGAGAGAAAAATGGGGAATTGATTTTCAATACTTGCTTGGAATGATACACGATTCATTTATGTCAAGTCCAACCAGTATCGTTGTAAATGGTGGAAAAATGGGTTTCGCAATGGAACTTATTCTTACTCCAATAATTCATAAAATGATTGAGGAGAAAAATAAAGGATAA
- the leuB gene encoding 3-isopropylmalate dehydrogenase: MKKYKIVLLSGDGIGPEISEVSKKVLKKLSKNHNFEIEIIEKLFGGIAYEKYGTPAPDETLDQCKKSDAVLLACVGDIKYDSLERELRPETGLLKLRSALNLFANIRPVKIRKSLLDSSSLKKEIVENVDLIVVRELIGGIYFGKPRGQITNTKIPKAFNTMVYDADEIERITEIAIKIANQRNKKICSVDKSNVLEVSQLWRDTVLNITSKDKNISLSNMYVDNAAMQLVRDPGQFDVILTSNLFGDILSDLAAMLTGSIGMLPSASLNNNGPGVFEPVHGSAPDIAGKNIANPIAMLLSASMMLKIGLNEEEAAESLETAVDKVLSKGFRTADLADGSSAVLSCSEIGDKIIDEI, encoded by the coding sequence ATGAAGAAATATAAAATTGTTTTATTGTCAGGAGATGGAATTGGACCAGAGATTTCAGAAGTTTCAAAAAAAGTTTTAAAAAAGCTTTCAAAAAATCATAATTTCGAAATTGAGATTATTGAAAAATTATTTGGAGGGATAGCTTATGAAAAATATGGGACTCCTGCTCCAGATGAGACACTAGATCAATGCAAAAAAAGTGATGCAGTACTTTTAGCATGTGTTGGAGATATTAAATATGACTCTCTTGAAAGAGAATTAAGACCTGAAACTGGCTTACTAAAGTTAAGATCTGCCCTAAACCTTTTCGCAAATATCAGGCCTGTCAAAATAAGAAAATCTCTTTTAGATTCAAGTTCATTAAAAAAAGAAATTGTTGAGAATGTAGATCTTATTGTTGTAAGAGAATTAATAGGAGGTATTTATTTTGGAAAACCAAGAGGGCAAATAACAAATACAAAAATCCCAAAAGCTTTCAATACGATGGTTTATGATGCGGACGAAATAGAGAGAATAACTGAAATAGCAATAAAAATTGCTAACCAAAGAAATAAAAAAATATGTTCTGTTGATAAATCAAACGTTCTTGAGGTTAGTCAATTGTGGAGAGATACAGTTTTAAATATCACCTCGAAAGATAAAAATATATCTTTAAGCAATATGTACGTTGATAATGCAGCAATGCAATTAGTTAGAGATCCTGGTCAATTTGATGTGATTTTAACTAGTAATTTATTTGGTGATATTTTAAGCGATTTAGCCGCAATGTTAACTGGTTCTATTGGTATGCTTCCATCTGCATCTCTAAACAATAATGGGCCAGGAGTTTTTGAACCTGTTCATGGTTCGGCTCCTGATATAGCTGGTAAAAACATAGCAAATCCTATTGCGATGCTTTTATCCGCTTCCATGATGTTAAAAATTGGTTTAAATGAAGAAGAAGCCGCAGAAAGTTTAGAAACTGCTGTTGATAAAGTTTTATCAAAAGGATTTAGAACAGCTGATTTAGCTGATGGGTCTTCCGCAGTATTATCTTGCAGTGAAATCGGAGATAAAATAATAGATGAAATTTAA
- the lpxD gene encoding UDP-3-O-(3-hydroxymyristoyl)glucosamine N-acyltransferase gives MLLSDLVDLIKKGNSNFISANIVEDLNIDDAASLDDADNHQISFLEENNILKEKLDQTKASAIITSNNNEIVSSLKKLNISNIIVKNPRIAFAEVLDCLSKPINFKAGIHASAFIDKTAIIGADCHIGPNVYIGENTVIGENNHILPGTSILGNVRIGDNNIIHPNCVIYENTTLKNNCVINSNSVIGSEGFGFIPKDGKWVKMPQKGGVKIMSFVEIGTNCCIDRPAVGFTFIDEGTKLDNLIQIGHGVKIGKNCAFAAQVGIAGGAKIGDGVILAGQVGVNNRVKVGNNVIASSKCGIHCDIEDGKVISGFPAMDNKSWLRSSSIFKKLPELAKKLRQLDKQ, from the coding sequence TTAGTTGATCTAATAAAAAAAGGAAATTCAAATTTTATTAGTGCCAATATTGTTGAAGATTTAAATATAGATGATGCTGCCTCATTAGATGATGCAGATAACCATCAAATATCTTTTTTAGAAGAAAATAATATCCTTAAAGAAAAATTAGATCAAACTAAAGCATCAGCAATAATAACTTCTAACAACAATGAAATTGTTAGTTCCCTAAAGAAACTCAATATATCAAACATAATTGTTAAAAATCCAAGAATTGCATTTGCAGAAGTATTGGATTGTTTATCTAAACCTATCAATTTCAAAGCTGGGATTCACGCTTCAGCCTTTATAGATAAAACAGCAATAATTGGAGCAGATTGCCATATTGGACCTAATGTCTATATTGGAGAAAATACTGTAATTGGTGAGAATAATCATATACTCCCTGGAACATCAATTTTAGGAAATGTTCGAATAGGAGATAATAATATAATCCATCCAAATTGTGTTATTTACGAAAATACCACTCTAAAAAATAATTGTGTAATTAATTCAAATTCTGTTATTGGATCAGAGGGATTTGGTTTTATTCCTAAAGATGGTAAATGGGTAAAGATGCCTCAAAAAGGTGGTGTAAAAATAATGAGTTTTGTAGAAATTGGAACAAATTGCTGTATTGATAGACCTGCAGTAGGATTTACTTTTATTGATGAGGGAACAAAGTTGGATAATTTAATACAAATAGGTCATGGAGTTAAAATCGGTAAGAATTGTGCATTTGCAGCTCAAGTTGGTATCGCTGGAGGAGCAAAAATTGGGGATGGGGTTATTTTGGCAGGACAAGTAGGCGTAAATAATAGAGTAAAAGTTGGGAATAATGTCATAGCAAGTTCAAAATGCGGCATCCATTGCGATATAGAAGATGGCAAGGTAATTAGTGGTTTCCCCGCGATGGATAATAAATCATGGCTAAGGAGTTCAAGTATTTTTAAAAAATTACCAGAATTAGCAAAAAAACTTAGACAATTAGACAAGCAATAA